TGAGCATGGCCACCATCACGACCTGCCCCTTCGGACGAACATTGATGAAAGCCACGGGGCCTTCCTTCATTTTTTCGATATGCGCTGGGCTGTTGCGCTCCGCCGCGGTCGGCGCATAAGGAACGACGTAGTCGCCCGGCGGCACCTCCTCATTTCTGAACGCGTCGCGAAATCTGGCCTCGTTGGGAAGCCCCACCCAGTCGCCGGCATGATAGCCCAGCGCCATGTGGATGATGGAGCTTACGACAAACACGATGAGGGCCGCCACAACGACGGGCAGCCAGAGGGATAACAGGGGTATCATGGTTCCGCTCGGTTGGGGAGTGTGCACGCATCGAACCGGGGGCGGTCATCGCCCCATCACAAAGGTACTATGCGGGATCAACTCGAACAACCCGTGGCGTCACCGGCCTACGATGATGGGCCGGCTCTCGACGCGTCCCCCGGCTTCGAGCCGGCAAAAATAGACCCCCGCCGGCAGCGCCGCGCCGTTGAAGTTCACCGCGTGCTCGCCCGCCGGCATCGTCCCGTCCGCCAGCACGGCGACCGGGCGACCCATCAGGTCGTACACCGCTAGACGGACTGGACCCGGTTCGGCCAGCGAGAACGCGAGTCGGGTATCCGATGCGAACGGGTTCGGATAATTGGGCGCCAGGCGCGGCGCGGCCGAGGCGCGCTCGGGCGTCTCGAGCGCCGTACCCATCGAAGCCTCGAAGCGATACGCATGGGTTTCGGTATTCACCTCGATCACGCCGGCATCCGTCTCGCGGCGCACGAGCGGCAGGGAGACGGTGGCGACGGACACGTACGCCGACCCCAAATCGACGGCGGGGCGGACTCGAAACGGCGCCTGGGCGTCGACCGACGAGAAGGACGGCTCGCCCCAGCCGATGGCCGTGTGCCCGTCGATCGCGGCGGCGTGCCACGCGTAATGAAACTGCTGCTCGTCGTAGGTCCCGCCGGGTGTCGTCACCGACATCACTCCGACCCCGAACGTCTGGCGATACGCATCGAGCTTGTCCGCCTTCTCACGCCAGAACGCGGCGTCAACGTAGGCGCCTTCCTGAATCATGTAGCTCTCGGAGAAATAAAAATCGCCGGCCTGCAACGCGGCGCGCCGCTCGTTCGGGTTGTACGTCGGGTCCGCCGCGCGCGAAAAGGCATCGTCGGGATCCCAGGCGTTGACCATCACCGGCACCTCGAGCGCATGCGCAAAGTCGACCGCATCGTTCTGCCGCTCGCGCGTGACGCCGAAATCGTAGCCAAAATCGTCCAGAAAGATGCCGTCCGCCCCGATATCGGTCCACCACACCATCCGCAGCTTGTACTCCGACACCGGCAGGTTCTGCGTCGTCACGCCGAGGTCGATGTACCCGAACACCTTCGTATCCGCCATCGCGGGATGCGCGAGCAGCGCCACGGTGTTGGCATAATCGGGATGGGTGTCGATTTCGAGGCCGTCGCCGAGCACGACATAATCGTACTGCCCGAGCGCCTCCGCCGCCAAATCGACGCTGCCGGCGCCGTTGATGACCGACGGCCATCCATAATAAACGAGCAGGGTACCGGGGCTGACCGACGCCGGATCGGCATCCTGGGCGAACAGGCCGGTCGGCTGCAGGCCGGCCAGCGCGAGCGACAGCAGCGGCGCGATAGCGCGAAGAGAAAGACGACTCATGGTTTTGGCGACGACTGGTGATCGGATCTCTTCGTTCGTCGCGAAGACCGGGCCAGACAGAGCCGGCGCTGCCTTCATGCTTCTTTCCGTCTCATCGACTACCTTCTTCTGCCCGATAACGCTTTCAAACTGAAAAGATGTACAGGTTTATGGCACTGTTGTCCCGATCCGTCCTCGTGTCGATCCTGCTCCTGGTGGGCCTGCGGACTGCGCTCGCCCAGCCGGCCTATCAGTCGGACTTCCCCGCCGACGAACTCGCGGCACGACGGCACGCCGTCATGGACACGATCGGCGCCGGCGCGATCGCCCTGTTTCAGGGGCAGCAGGCGGTCGAAGGCTTTTATGTCTTCCGGCAGACGAACAACTTCTATTACCTCACCGGCCTGGAAGTAGCCCACGCCTACCTCCTGCTCGACGGCACCAGCCGGCAAAGCGTGCTCTACCTGCCCCACCGGAACGCCGCCCAGGAACGCAACCAGGGCAAGGTGCTCTCCGCCGAGGACGCCGAGGAGGTCCGGCGGCTGACGGGGGTGGATCGCGTGGAGCCGATCGAGGGCATGGCACGCGATTTCATCTGGTCGTACCTCGTCCGCATGCCCAACCCGGTGCTGTACACCCCGTTCAGTCCGGCAGAAGGCCACTACCAGAGCCGCGACGAGATCCTCGGCGGCGTCGCCGCGCACCTGGCCGACCCGTACGACGCGGCCCCGCACCGGACCACGCGGTTCGTCAACCTGCTCCGCGAGCGCTACCCGCAGCTCGCCCTCCGCGATCTCACGCCGGCGATGGACGCCATGCGCCTCATCAAGAGCCCGCGCGAGATCGACCTGATCCGCACCGCCAGCGAACTCGCCGGCCTCGGCATCATGGAGGCCATCCGATCCACCGAGCCCGGCGTGATGGAATACCAGCTCGACGCCGCCGCCAACTTCATCTTCTCGATGAACGGCGCCCGCAGCGAAGGCTACCGCTCCATCACCGGCGGCGGCACAAACGCCTGGATGGGGCACTACTTCCACAACAGCGACGCCCTGAAAGCCGGCGACCTCGTGCTGATGGACGTCGCGCCGGACTACCGCTACTACACCTCCGACGTCGCCCGGATGTGGCCGGTCAACGGGACCTACTCGAAAGACCAGCGCGATCTGTACGGGTTTATCATCGCCTACCGCAACGCGCTCCTGAAACACATCCGCCCCGGCGTCACGCCGGCGCAGGTGATGGACGAGGCCGCCGCCGACATGAGGCCGGTGTTCGAACGCATCGCGTTCTCCAAACCGATCTACCGGGCCGCCTGCGAGGCCGCCTTCGCCTTCCGGGGCCACCTCTCCCACCCCGTCGGCATGACGGTGCACGACGTCGGCGTCTACCGGAACCAGACGCTCAAGCCCGGGATGGTCTTCTCCATCGACCCGATGATCTGGGTGAACGAGGAGACGCTGTATGTCCGGATGGAGGATGTGGTGGTCGTGACGGAGACGGGCGTCGAAAACCTGTCCGACAACATCCCGGCCGAGATGGACGCGCTCGAGGCGCTGATGCGTGAGGAAGGCGTCGTCCAGCTGCGGCCGGCGATGTTCCGGTGACGCATCAGTTCCGCGACGGGTAGATCCCTTCCAGCGCCACACAGTAGCGCATCACAAGGTAGGGCGGGCGGTTTTCGTGTCCCTGGGAGCCGCCCACCGACGTGGTGGACGCCTGCTGGTCGCCGGCGCCGCTGCGGAGCACAATCCCCTCCTCCGTCCCGTTGGCGCTCGACAGCTCGGTGAAGGCGTGCGCGTGCGACGGTATCTCGTTCGGCGTCAGCGTGATGGACTCCGCCCCGCCCCGCTGCCCCATGGTGTACGTCTGCAGGCCGGCGCCCTGGCCTTCGTGGATCGGCGCCCGCCCGCGCAGATCGGGCAGCGCGAACGTGGTCTGGCCGTCGCCGCCGTAGATCGTCCCGTAGAGCGAAAAGAGCGCCTGGTACTGGGCGATCGGGAGCAGCTGGCCGCTGGCCTCGGTCCACCCGCGCGGGCAAAAGTTGAACCCGACGAGGCGGACTTCCCCGACAAACGGGTCCTGCGCCAGGGCCGGACGGGTGGATGCCGCGGATACGGCGAGCAGCAGGCAGATGAAGAGGGAAAGCGTGGAGCGTTTCATGCGATGCGAAGGGTTGGGGTGGGATGCAGGACCGCTCATCGGAGCAGCACCATGTGCCGGACCTCGGTGAAGGCGCCGGCGGTCAGCCGATAGAAATAGACGCCGCTCGGCAGGGCCGTGGCGTCGAAACGGGCTTCGTGCCGGCCGGCGGCCTCGACGCCCTGCACGAGCACGGCGACCCGCCGGCCCGTCGCGTCGAACACGCCGAGGGTGACCGGCGCCGCCTCGGGCAGCTCGTACCGGATGCGCGTCGTCGGGTTGAAGGGATTGGGATAATTTCCCTCCAGGCGGTAGCGCGACGGCAGGCCGGCCGGCTCCTCCGACGCGACCTCGGTGGCCACGTCCCGGCGAAAGACGCCGCCGCCGCCGGTGCCGGCGAAAAGAACGCCCTCCGCGGAGACGGCGAACGCGTGGATGTCGAGATCGGTGAGCCCATCGTTCACTTCCTCCCACGTCGCGCCATTGTCCAGCGTCCGAAAAACGCCTGCGTGGTGCGTGCCGGCAAACAGGGCATTCGCCGGCGTGACGACGAGCGCCCGCACGTTGGTCGCGCCGAGCGCGTCGGTATGGACCGCCGACCAGCTTC
This sequence is a window from Rhodothermales bacterium. Protein-coding genes within it:
- a CDS encoding T9SS type A sorting domain-containing protein, producing the protein MSRLSLRAIAPLLSLALAGLQPTGLFAQDADPASVSPGTLLVYYGWPSVINGAGSVDLAAEALGQYDYVVLGDGLEIDTHPDYANTVALLAHPAMADTKVFGYIDLGVTTQNLPVSEYKLRMVWWTDIGADGIFLDDFGYDFGVTRERQNDAVDFAHALEVPVMVNAWDPDDAFSRAADPTYNPNERRAALQAGDFYFSESYMIQEGAYVDAAFWREKADKLDAYRQTFGVGVMSVTTPGGTYDEQQFHYAWHAAAIDGHTAIGWGEPSFSSVDAQAPFRVRPAVDLGSAYVSVATVSLPLVRRETDAGVIEVNTETHAYRFEASMGTALETPERASAAPRLAPNYPNPFASDTRLAFSLAEPGPVRLAVYDLMGRPVAVLADGTMPAGEHAVNFNGAALPAGVYFCRLEAGGRVESRPIIVGR
- a CDS encoding aminopeptidase P N-terminal domain-containing protein gives rise to the protein MALLSRSVLVSILLLVGLRTALAQPAYQSDFPADELAARRHAVMDTIGAGAIALFQGQQAVEGFYVFRQTNNFYYLTGLEVAHAYLLLDGTSRQSVLYLPHRNAAQERNQGKVLSAEDAEEVRRLTGVDRVEPIEGMARDFIWSYLVRMPNPVLYTPFSPAEGHYQSRDEILGGVAAHLADPYDAAPHRTTRFVNLLRERYPQLALRDLTPAMDAMRLIKSPREIDLIRTASELAGLGIMEAIRSTEPGVMEYQLDAAANFIFSMNGARSEGYRSITGGGTNAWMGHYFHNSDALKAGDLVLMDVAPDYRYYTSDVARMWPVNGTYSKDQRDLYGFIIAYRNALLKHIRPGVTPAQVMDEAAADMRPVFERIAFSKPIYRAACEAAFAFRGHLSHPVGMTVHDVGVYRNQTLKPGMVFSIDPMIWVNEETLYVRMEDVVVVTETGVENLSDNIPAEMDALEALMREEGVVQLRPAMFR
- a CDS encoding tail fiber protein — protein: MKRSTLSLFICLLLAVSAASTRPALAQDPFVGEVRLVGFNFCPRGWTEASGQLLPIAQYQALFSLYGTIYGGDGQTTFALPDLRGRAPIHEGQGAGLQTYTMGQRGGAESITLTPNEIPSHAHAFTELSSANGTEEGIVLRSGAGDQQASTTSVGGSQGHENRPPYLVMRYCVALEGIYPSRN